From Fusobacterium varium:
CCTGAAGTCGATGCTGTAATTGGAACTGGTGAAATTGATAAAATAGAAAAAGTAGTAGAGGAAGTGTTGGCAGATAAAAGAGTTGTAGAAAGTACTAAAATGGATTTTCTAGCAGATTCTGAAACTGACAGAGTTCTGACTACAGCTTCTCATACAGCTTATTTAAAAATAGCTGAAGGTTGTGACAGAAAATGTACTTACTGTATAATTCCACAATTAAGAGGAAGCTTGAGAAGCAGAACTATAGAAGATATTCTTAAAGAAGCAAATAAACTTGTAGATTCTGGAGTGAGGGAACTTAACCTTTTAGCTCAAGAAACTACTGAGTATGGAATAGATTTGTACAAGGAGAAATCTTTGGCAAGATTGATGAAAGAATTAGTGAAAATAGATGGGTTAAAGTGGCTTAGAACTTATTATATGTTTCCAGATTCTCTTACTGATGAACTTATAGATGTTATGAAGAATGAAGAAAAAATATGTAAATATTTTGATATACCTGTTCAGCATATATCAGATAATATACTTCAACAGATGGGAAGAGCTAAATCTGGAGATCATATTAAAGGGATACTTAACAGAATAAGAAGAGAAATACCAGATGCAGTGATAAGAACAGCAGTTATAGTTGGTTTTCCAGGTGAAACAGAGGAAAATTTTGAAGAACTTAAAGCTTTTATAGAGGAATATAAGTTTGATTATGTAGGAGTTTTTAAATATTCAAGAGAAGAAGATACAAAAGCTTATGACATGGAAAATCAGGTTCCAGAGGAAATAAAAGAAAAAAGATGGGTGGAAATAACAAACCTTCAAAGTAAAATTGCTGAAAATAAAAACAGGAATATGTTAGGGAAGGTTGTAGAAGTAATGATAGATGGAGTTTCTACTGAAAGTGAATATTTACTAGAAGGAAGAACAAAGGGTCAAGCTCTTGAGATAGATGGTAAAGTGCTTACAAATGATGGAACAGCAAAGCCTGGAGAAATAGTTAAAGTTAAATTAGAACAAAACTTTGATTATGATTTTATAGGACCAATAGTTGAAAATGAGCAGTAAATAATAAATTCTATGGAGGATGTCAAATTATGAACTTACCTAATAAGTTAACTTTTATAAGATTAGTATTGGCTGTACCTTTCATATATTTTCTTCAGGAATCAAATGCTGAAGGTTTTGTATATAGAATGATAGCTTTTGCATTGTTTGTAGTAGCTTCATTGACAGATTTTTTTGATGGATATTTAGCTAGAAAATATAATCTGGTAACTGATTTTGGAAAACTTATGGATCCGTTAGCAGATAAGATATTAGTCATTTCTGCTTTAGTACTTTTTGTTGAATTAAGATATATTCCAGCTTGGATGTCAATAATAGTAATAGCAAGAGAATTTCTTATAAGT
This genomic window contains:
- the pgsA gene encoding CDP-diacylglycerol--glycerol-3-phosphate 3-phosphatidyltransferase, encoding MNLPNKLTFIRLVLAVPFIYFLQESNAEGFVYRMIAFALFVVASLTDFFDGYLARKYNLVTDFGKLMDPLADKILVISALVLFVELRYIPAWMSIIVIAREFLISGIRMLAAAKGEVIPAGKLGKYKTTSQMIVILIMIIVGNQWYNFYLMLIPIILTLWSGWEYTSKAKHYFMNSK
- the rimO gene encoding ribosomal protein S12 methylthiotransferase, translated to MKFALISLGCSKNLVDSENFIGILVNKRGFEVTSELGEADIIIVNTCGFIGDAKKESIETILEVSDLKINGNLKKIIVTGCLAQRYAGEILKELPEVDAVIGTGEIDKIEKVVEEVLADKRVVESTKMDFLADSETDRVLTTASHTAYLKIAEGCDRKCTYCIIPQLRGSLRSRTIEDILKEANKLVDSGVRELNLLAQETTEYGIDLYKEKSLARLMKELVKIDGLKWLRTYYMFPDSLTDELIDVMKNEEKICKYFDIPVQHISDNILQQMGRAKSGDHIKGILNRIRREIPDAVIRTAVIVGFPGETEENFEELKAFIEEYKFDYVGVFKYSREEDTKAYDMENQVPEEIKEKRWVEITNLQSKIAENKNRNMLGKVVEVMIDGVSTESEYLLEGRTKGQALEIDGKVLTNDGTAKPGEIVKVKLEQNFDYDFIGPIVENEQ